One genomic window of Oryctolagus cuniculus chromosome 11, mOryCun1.1, whole genome shotgun sequence includes the following:
- the LOC100357197 gene encoding polycystin family receptor for egg jelly, which yields MRAGPAVLLLSLGLGLGLGGLPPAPAPAPRQSSTAGPGWPAPPCGHFHGGALRGRHARLSLPRLPAPGGGALLSRSRGLCFSGAPRRAAAPGWYRLSVRVRRRTRRCLPGLAAPPPVALHLAAPGGRLALAWFLLLPLPLRRPLGPLAWTFQLGLLGPGDARPARHAARAQRLKPRSVLPALPRAHTGFVAQTRYPTDGPVPVVLQAVNSSSQVIVQSSCQMEFCVIYQVRINRDAGVTAVRLTRNEGDTLNATINMHCPVFQIFTQRWLVFSVPAVGDVPDWNQPLDVRHFPKANIPTIIHITPASLSWGVYLFNFSVTILTRDPTVPRLYDSDSIYVWIVRSPLVAVIGGDANIKANYTDEVVLDGSMSSDPEESNKLQGLRFTWYCTTNKKNYDGDQIQVASKDVCHPDQADLRWPQASNPVLTLSPGTLQGGREYFFRMVIQKGGRRAFSDKTVNVLQGPSPLAHISCIENCGSNLIVSDRFSLYLNCTDCVSSDFYNWSIVSESGAEMPLDWMGQTVTGRNGAYLSAKAFAFSHCLEANYWVSVQVTSWGGKTLEFKHPIILNHGPQTGECTVKPAKGIAFVTKFVVRCSNFTDKHTPLTYKMIVSDLEGIAEISSVKENTLGPILHFGRDFTTPPSFLPVGVSADGYKLRIFVQVYDSLGAFSQVTLGATVEPPTSKNSSKMVLDQLLNSTMGPNSSLSVLLRDQKFLSSGYLMHVMGSVLNSMKTESTLQGDKVGLRDHLFNQSSVLPVSTLEEINQVVVTVTKLTQKASEFTRTAQKSATVRMWQANQGLQEYRRKDKHFRCEQIEIIGTGILTSLSNILKQIAPHEVVEDPFHLAESLADTILACMLPGNKTAMKSASINMFLEKAEKQNVTQVFRNKKDCPNCFQATLNGSTVPGLPAKAVVSTMFCEFADDPFPWLHHPEKISTQVVGFRMYGAAENGDAIEITPSVVDVYLNRKNLTFAAFNLTVGPEEVSESSKKTTGGFSFEVDHREVTEVLVHIVTEVTVLFKVLVYAGSRVTPTGLVTTFLVPYDIPPIANQSDQFDPDCAVKEARVICLPASLLQVIAQHSQSPTCAIIMMLEAPRFVQKPNNKLVKIFLFSAHCLGMYQIQSDWREDYCSLGEGTTWQRVHCVCKKMGRTKRHLRINELAKTDLHTHYLTSNVTVFPNPVDLWLKNLSLNFITLITVLFILLIYIILAFWALHRDEMDEYLREYIIILPDNDPYDKICYLVTVFTGSRWGSGTRSNVFIQLIGTEGASSTHCLSHPSFTTLYRGSINTFLLTTKSDLGDIHSIRVWHNNEGTSPSWYLSRIKVENLFSRHIWLFMCRIWLSVDTTTDRTFQVTPPDQPLRKRDFFLIDVSYRLGRNHLWFSIFASVVSKSFNRLQRLSCCLALLLSALFCNIMFFNLTKEEETVSNELRYFRSMSIGIISTLITVPLVLLITILFINSQRKHQVDLDKVAPRMHPVMSEESAYWDDRLNKWHAHETAEEGSKKPVKLASHKKTKTQAEPTSKRKPARPKASAKKTLKSVSRHVTEETKDTKVHPANKNFSNKNVAENEDVYTGATSSEEEEQLEKKPQIVLPPWCLYIAWFLVFATSSISAFFIIFYGLNYSYNKSIEWLFASFCSFLMSVFVEQPCKIILVSGLRTMWPKYCKNIPWSTKYRYIQLLLPSTRMNPDERKKLHEHIVKIQGSRMYQPLTEDEIRIFQRKKRIKRRAFLFLSYILIHFIFLVLLLLLIVLLRHTDSFYYNQFIRDRFSVDLASVTKLEDIYRWLESVLVPLFHNDQNPTFLLDSSSKILGLPLMRQVRAKSGEKMCLPTANFVQNSNIKEIRCRPQYGVDPEDTKNYSSFWNEVTKRQTGKNTTGFTYKPQGKRWVYYSYGLLHTYGGGGYVFYFFPSEQLFNSTVRLRELQGSSWLDEKTWAVVLELTTFNPDVNLFCSISVLFEVSQLGVVNTSISMHSFSLADFDRKTSTEIYLYVAILIFFIAYIIGEFYVIIQERASYVQSVYNLLNLALKCIFTVLIVLFLRKHFLATAVTQFYLSNPKDFIPFHAVSQVDHTMRITLAFLLFLTILKTLRYSRAFYDVRLAQKAIQIALPGICLVALLVSIYFFVYMVLGYLVFGQHEWNYSHLIHATQTIFSYCISAFQNTEFSHNRVLGVLFLSSFMLVIICILIKLFQAVILSAYEEMKQPVYEEPSDEVEAMTYLCHRLRTMCGLMTPKSTAKDEPEFFTDMLYGQPEKKSRQYLGLKTRNINGKKRVYLVV from the coding sequence ATGCGGGCTGGGCCAGCGGTCCTCCTcctcagcctgggcctgggcctgggcctgggcggcCTGCCACCGGCTCCAGCTCCGGCTCCGCGCCAGTCCAGCACCGCCGGCCCCGGGTGGCCGGCCCCGCCATGCGGCCACTTCCACGGAGGCGCCCTCCGCGGACGCCACGCCCGCCTCAGCCTGCCACGCCTCCCGGCCCCGGGGGGCGGCGCCCTCCTGAGCCGCAGCCGCGGCCTCTGCTTCTCCGGTGCCCCGCGGCGCGCGGCCGCGCCTGGCTGGTACCGCCTCAGCGTGCGGGTCCGGCGCCGCACCCGTCGCTGCCTGCCGGGACTCGCGGCGCCGCCGCCCGTCGCCCTGCACCTGGCAGCACCCGGGGgccgcctggccctggcctggttcctgctgctgccgctgcccctGAGGCGCCCGCTGGGGCCCCTGGCCTGGACCTtccagctggggctgctggggcctggggacgCCCGCCCGGCCCGCCACGCCGCCCGGGCCCAGCGCTTAAAGCCTCGCTCGGTCCTGCCTGCGCTCCCGCGCGCCCACACCGGCTTTGTGGCGCAAACGCGGTATCCCACAGATGGGCCGGTGCCTGTTGTCTTGCAAGCCGTGAATTCGTCCAGCCAAGTCATAGTGCAGTCTTCCTGTCAGATGGAATTTTGCGTAATCTATCAGGTGAGGATCAACAGGGACGCAGGCGTTACTGCTGTGCGCTTGACCAGGAATGAAGGGGACACCCTCAATGCCACCATCAACATGCACTGTCCAGTCTTCCAAATCTTCACCCAAAGATGGCTGGTGTTCTCGGTGCCCGCGGTGGGCGATGTGCCCGACTGGAATCAGCCTTTGGATGTGCGTCATTTCCCGAAAGCAAACATCCCCACCATCATCCACATCACCCCTGCGTCCCTATCTTGGGGGGTGTACTTGTTTAATTTCTCAGTGACCATCCTAACACGGGATCCCACAGTTCCTCGGCTCTACGACTCGGACTCCATCTATGTCTGGATAGTGCGAAGCCCCCTGGTCGCAGTTATTGGTGGAGACGCCAACATCAAAGCTAATTATACAGATGAGGTGGTTCTGGATGGAAGCATGTCCTCTGACCCGGAAGAAAGCAACAAATTGCAGGGGCTCCGTTTTACCTGGTACTGTACCACAAATAAAAAGAACTACGATGGAGATCAGATACAAGTGGCAAGCAAGGACGTGTGTCACCCAGACCAGGCTGATCTGAGGTGGCCACAAGCTTCTAACCCTGTGCTAACACTTTCCCCAGGAACGCTTCAAGGGGGCCGTGAATATTTCTTCAGAATGGTGATACAGAAGGGTGGCCGAAGAGCATTTTCTGATAAAACGGTAAATGTGCTCCAAGGACCATCTCCTTTGGcacacatttcatgtattgaGAATTGTGGCAGCAATTTAATTGTATCAGATCGGTTTTCTTTGTACCTAAATTGCACGGACTGTGTAAGCAGTGACTTCTATAACTGGTCAATTGTGtctgagtcaggagctgagatGCCACTTGATTGGATGGGGCAAACTGTAACAGGGAGAAATGGTGCTTATTTGTCTGCAAAAGCTTTTGCCTTCAGTCATTGTTTGGAAGCAAATTACTGGGTTTCTGTGCAAGTAACCAGTTGGGGTGGGAAGACCCTGGAATTCAAGCATCCCATTATTCTTAACCATGGTCCTCAAACAGGAGAATGCACAGTGAAACCAGCTAAAGGAATTGCATTTGTTACTAAATTTGTTGTCCGGTGTAGCAATTTCACAGATAAGCACACCCCCCTTACATATAAAATGATAGTTTCTGATTTGGAAGGCATTGCAGAAATCAGTTCAGTAAAAGAGAACACCTTGGGGCCCATCTTGCACTTTGGGAGAGACTTTACCAcacccccttcctttctccctgttGGTGTGTCAGCTGATGGTTACAAACTGAGGATATTTGTTCAGGTTTATGACTCTCTAGGAGCTTTTTCTCAGGTGACTTTGGGCGCCACTGTAGAGCCTCCCACTAGTAAAAACTCATCCAAGATGGTGTTGGATCAGTTACTCAATTCTACCATGGGACCAAATTCATCGCTATCTGTTCTGCTTCGAGACCAGAAATTTTTATCCTCAGGTTACTTAATGCATGTAATGGGTTCTGTTTTGAATAGCATGAAAACTGAATCAACTCTCCAGGGTGACAAAGTCGGGCTCAGAGATCACCTTTTCAATCAGTCTTCTGTTCTTCCGGTGAGCACTTTGGAGGAAATCAACCAGGTAGTCGTGACTGTTACCAAATTAACCCAGAAAGCCTCTGAATTCACTCGAACTGCCCAGAAAAGTGCCACAGTGAGGATGTGGCAAGCAAATCAAGGCCTACAAGAGTATCGACGGAAAGATAAACACTTTCGCTGTGAACAAATAGAAATCATAGGCACTGGAATATTAACAAGTTTGTCTAATATCCTGAAACAGATTGCTCCTCACGAAGTGGTGGAAGATCCTTTCCACCTAGCAGAATCACTGGCAGACACCATACTGGCTTGTATGTTGCCAGGGAATAAAACAGCAATGAAGAGTGCCAGCATTAACATGTTTTTGGAGAAAGCTGAGAAGCAGAATGTGACCCAGGTCTTCAGAAACAAGAAAGACTGCCCAAACTGTTTTCAGGCAACACTCAATGGGAGCACAGTTCCTGGTCTGCCCGCAAAGGCTGTAGTTTCTACAATGTTTTGTGAGTTTGCAGACGACCCCTTTCCTTGGTTACATCATCCAGAAAAAATTTCAACCCAGGTGGTTGGTTTCAGAATGTATGGAGCTGCTGAAAATGGGGATGCGATAGAGATCACGCCCAGTGTGGTGGACGTGTACCTCAACAGGAAAAACTTGACTTTTGCAGCTTTTAATCTCACAGTGGGACCCGAGGAGGTCAGCGAGTCCTCGAAGAAGACAACAGGGGGGTTTAGCTTTGAAGTGGACCACAGAGAAGTTACGGAGGTGCTGGTCCACATTGTGACAGAAGTGACTGTGTTGTTCAAGGTGCTGGTGTACGCAGGCAGTCGGGTCACCCCCACTGGTCTGGTCACAACCTTCCTCGTGCCTTATGACATCCCTCCAATTGCCAACCAGAGTGACCAGTTTGACCCTGACTGTGCAGTTAAGGAGGCCCGTGTGATCTGCCTCCCAGCGTCCCTGCTGCAAGTCATAGCTCAGCATAGCCAGTCGCCCACATGTGCCATAATCATGATGCTGGAGGCACCTCGTTTCGTCCAGAAGCCCAATAACAAGCttgtgaaaatttttcttttcagtgcCCACTGCCTGGGTATGTACCAGATCCAGAGTGACTGGAGAGAAGATTACTGTAGCCTCGGTGAGGGGACCACCTGGCAGAGAGTGCACTGTGTCTGCAAGAAAATGGGGAGGACCAAGCGGCACCTGAGGATAAATGAGCTAGCCAAGACTGACTTGCATACCCACTACTTGACGTCCAATGTCACTGTGTTCCCTAATCCTGTGGATCTGTGGTTAAAGAACCTTAGCCTTAATTTTATTACTCTCATCACTGTGCTTttcattttgctcatatacatcaTCCTAGCTTTCTGGGCCCTGCACAGGGATGAAATGGATGAATATCTTCGAGAGTATATAATAATTCTACCTGATAATGATCCTTATGACAAAATATGCTACCTGGTCACTGTTTTCACAGGAAGTCGATGGGGATCTGGGACCAGGTCCAATGTCTTTATTCAGCTTATTGGAACAGAGGGTGCCAGTAGTACACATTGTTTAAGCCACCCTAGTTTTACCACTCTGTACCGGGGAAGCATCAACACTTTCCTCCTAACAACTAAAAGTGACCTGGGGGACATCCATTCCATTCGTGTCTGGCACAACAATGAAGGCACATCGCCTAGCTGGTATTTAAGTCGAATCAAGGTGGAAAATCTATTCAGCAGACACATCTGGCTTTTCATGTGCAGGATCTGGCTTTCTGTTGACACCACTACGGACAGGACGTTTCAGGTTACCCCACCAGACCAGCCTCTGAGAAAAAGGGACTTCTTTCTGATAGATGTTTCTTATAGGCTAGGGAGAAACCACTTGTGGTTCTCTATTTTTGCTAGTGTTGTTTCTAAATCATTCAACAGGCTCCAAAGATTGTCCTGTTGTTTAGCATTGCTGCTAAGTGCTCTCTTCTGCAATATTATGTTCTTTAATCTaacaaaagaggaagaaacagtgtCAAATGAGTTGCGTTACTTCAGATCAATGTCCATAGGGATTATAAGTACCCTAATTACAGTCCCTTTGGTATTATTAATAACAATTCTGTTCATCAATTCTCAGAGGAAACATCAGGTGGATCTAGATAAGGTAGCTCCTCGCATGCATCCTGTTATGTCAGAAGAGAGTGCTTACTGGGATGATCGTTTGAACAAGTGGCATGCTCATGAGACTGCTGAGGAAGGCTCCAAGAAGCCTGTCAAGCTTGCATCCCACAAGAAGACCAAAACCCAGGCAGAGCCCACATCCAAGAGGAAGCCTGCACGGCCCAAGGCTTCTGCAAAGAAAACCTTGAAATCTGTATCCAGGCATGTGACAGAAGAAACCAAGGACACTAAGGTCCATCCAGCCAATAAAAACTTCAGTAACAAAAATGTAGCAGAAAATGAAGATGTTTATACCGGAGCAACTTCTTCCGAAGAAGAAGAACAACTTGAAAAAAAGCCGCAGATCGTACTGCCTCCGTGGTGCCTGTACATAGCATGGTTCTTGGTGTTTGCCACTTCCAGCATATCTGCCTTCTTTATCATCTTTTACGGACTGAATTATAGCTACAACAAGTCGATAGAATGGCTCTTTGCCTCTTTTTGTTCATTCCTTATGTCAGTTTTTGTGGAACAGCCATGTAAAATTATACTGGTGTCAGGCCTCCGAACAATGTGGCCGAAGTATTGTAAAAACATCCCGTGGTCCACCAAGTATCGTTACATTCAGTTGCTGCTCCCCAGCACAAGAATGAATCCAGATGAGAGGAAGAAGCTGCACGAGCACATCGTTAAAATCCAAGGGTCCAGGATGTACCAACCCCTGACAGAAGATGAAATCAGAATATTCCAAAGGAAGAAGAGGATCAAGAGGAGGGCCTTCCTGTTTCTGAGTTACATCCTCATCCACTTTATCTTCCTAGTCCTTCTGTTGCTGCTCATTGTCCTGCTGCGTCACACCGACAGCTTCTACTACAACCAGTTTATTCGTGATCGCTTCTCTGTGGACCTGGCTTCTGTGACGAAGCTGGAGGACATCTACAGGTGGCTCGAGAGCGTGCTGGTGCCTTTGTTCCACAATGACCAGAATCCAACATTTCTCCTTGACAGCTCATCCAAAATCCTAGGCCTTCCACTCATGAGGCAAGTGAGAGCAAAATCCGGTGAGAAGATGTGCCTGCCTACCGCAAACTTCGTGCAGAACAGCAACATAAAAGAAATCCGTTGTCGTCCCCAATATGGCGTTGACCCAGAAGACACAAAAAACTATTCTAGCTTTTGGAATGAAGTGACCAAGCGGCAGACAGGCAAGAACACCACCGGGTTTACTTACAAGCCGCAGGGAAAGCGATGGGTGTACTATTCCTATGGGCTGTTACATACCTATGGAGGAGGGGGCTAtgtgttctatttttttccatcagAGCAGCTGTTTAATTCCACAGTGAGGCTCAGAGAACTCCAAGGAAGCAGTTGGCTTGATGAGAAGACATGGGCTGTGGTTTTGGAACTAACGACTTTTAATCCCGACGTGAACCTGTTCTGTAGCATTTCTGTCCTGTTTGAGGTCTCTCAGTTAGGAGTCGTCAACACGAGCATATCTATGCACTCGTTCTCACTTGCTGATTTTGACCGGAAAACTTCAACAGAAATTTACTTGTATGTGgccattctcatttttttcatagcCTACATTATTGGCGAATTCTACGTCATTATACAAGAAAGAGCCTCCTACGTGCAAAGTGTGTACAATCTACTCAACTTggctttaaaatgcatatttactGTGTTGATTGTGCTGTTTCTCAGGAAGCATTTCTTGGCCACAGCTGTGACTCAGTTCTACTTGTCAAACCCCAAAGACTTCATTCCCTTTCATGCGGTTTCTCAAGTAGATCACACTATGAGGATAACTTTGGCTTTCCTGTTATTTCTGACAATTTTGAAGACCCTCAGATATTCCAGAGCCTTCTATGATGTACGCCTGGCTCAGAAGGCCATCCAGATCGCACTTCCCGGCATCTGCCTTGTAGCACTTTTGGTgtccatttatttctttgtatacaTGGTTCTTGGTTACCTCGTATTTGGTCAGCACGAATGGAATTACAGCCACTTGATTCACGCCACTCAGACGATATTCTCCTACTGCATCTCAGCTTTTCAAAACACTGAGTTTTCCCATAACAGGGTTCTTGGGGTCCTGTTCCTCTCATCTTTCATGCTGGTGATCATCTGCATCTTGATCAAGTTATTCCAGGCAGTGATCCTGTCTGCTTAtgaggaaatgaagcagccagtaTATGAGGAACCATCAGACGAAGTGGAAGCTATGACCTACCTGTGTCACAGGCTGAGGACTATGTGTGGCTTAATGACCCCCAAATCAACGGCCAAAGATGAGCCTGAGTTCTTCACTGACATGCTATATGGACAGCCTGAGAAGAAGAGCCGGCAGTACCTGGGGCTGAAGACCAGAAACATCAATGGGAAGAAGAGGGTATATCTCGTGGTTTGA